The Camelus ferus isolate YT-003-E chromosome 13, BCGSAC_Cfer_1.0, whole genome shotgun sequence genome segment TACTTGCTGGTAAGAGAAACTGCATACTTAAATCTTTTCTCCAGTCATCCAGATGAAGACCAACAGAGCCACCATACAGGGATAATCAAACTTACTCTGGCTTTAAACAAAATTCCATCTTCCTTCTCACCAGGTCGAGATGACCACAGCCACCCCTTTGGGGGGTACCACCTTCTTCTCATTGAACATGACCACCAGAGGAGAAGACATTCTGTACAAGAGTAAGGTCAACTTGGCTGGgcagccaggggagggagggtgggacagGTATCCTGGTCAGCAACTGGTGTAGAGGGCAAGAGGTGGGCTCTGGAGACAAGCTGCCTGGGTCTCAGTCTCAGTGATACTGAGTGACCCTGAGCGCATGACTTCACtgctctgggcctgtttcctcatctgtaagttggGGGTATTAACGCAGCTACCACATAGGTAGGCGTGAGGGGTAGAGGGGATAATCCACGTAAAGAGCTTAGAAGAGCCTCCGTGCATGTGAAGCATACAAGTACCTAAtgagtattattattactactacttcactattattttctttagagaGTTTGGGGGTTTAGAGGGCAATGGGGATTCGAATTTCATGTAAAATGTTCCAACATAAGTCACCTTAAAATGCAGCTAcgtttttttaaacatctttattgtggtaggagtcctatacagtaaactacacgtatttcagatgtacaatttgatgaattttgatagatgtatacaccaaaaTGCAActacttttatattattttggcAAAGCAAAAACATCCCATTAATTTACAAAGGAGTAAATGAATGTGTGGGAAGATTTAGTCCTGGGGAGACATTTGCCAGGAACAAGGGGTCCCCAGAAGGAAACATTTGAGGACCACTCTTCAGAAAACCAATTGATTGTATTGGGTGAAGTTTGGGTCCATTTCAGTCATCTCAGGTGACTTGGTACATACCTCTGTGAATGCAACAGGCCTCCCGACTCTGTGTTCACTGTGCTGAACAGTGAGAAACAGCTCCAGGCTGTAGTCCTGGCAGGAAGCTGGATTAATGGCAGGACGTGTCTCTTCCACGGAGACCCAGGAAGGGTCGCTCTTGAGACAGGGTCCCACATGTTAGGCCGCTCTTTGCTGGGTGAGGAGCCCTGCCAAAGTACGTCTCAAAACATTTTTGAAGGGAAATGCAGGGTAGAGAGAATCACTGTCAGCAAGAGGAGAATTAATACTGCTTTTATTTAACTAAAAGTAATGGTTCGCAACTAGACAATTTTGCCCCCTaaatagggttgccagatttaacaaataaaaatacaggacaccagttaaatttgaatttaaggGAAGCAATGAATGGTTTTTTAGTATAAGAATGTACCATGCAATACTTGAgacatacttaaaaattattcattgtttgtcaaaactcagaattTAGATgggtatcctgtattttatctggcaaccctaccaccaggggacatttggccatgtctagagacatttttggttgtcacacctggtggggagtgggaagaagTGCTGTTGGTATCTAGTGAGTAGGGGCCAGAGATGCTCTAAACaccctgcaatgcacaggacagcctcacAACACCGAGTCATCCAGCCAAGGCTGAAAAACCACTGGACTCCCCAGGaaggaaagataaacaaattaCTCCATAATGGatttcccaccccttcccttttttcctcccagtcTTTCTTTCTATGAATAATTGCAcagtttttttaagtaaaccttttatgaaaaaacattacatatatttgaaaaagtacACAAATTATAAGTGTACAGCTGGATAATTTTCACAAAGTGCACACAGCTGTGTCACCAGCCCCCAGATTAAGATGCAGGCCACCCTCAGTGTCGCCGAAGTTCTGGTGCCCCTTGCAATCACTATCCCTGACCCCTCACTCCAGGGGACCCATCGTTCAGACTTCTACCACCATAGATTAGTTCTACCTGGTTTTGAActttgtataaatgaaatcataccatGCACACTcttttgtatctgacttctttTGCTTAATGTTATGTTTGTTTGCACATGTTTTAATGGTTGCAacataatgtgtatgtgtgtatataatatattctattttccatattttatatcTAAAGTGTTCCATATACCATAGTCTTCAAGTCTTTAtatcattatttaaattatagtATAATATTTCTATGGGATAAGTGTGCCATAGCTTACTTAACTATTCCCATATGAAGAATATTAataatgtaataaacattttcattcataCAGTTTTTTCTGTATTTGGGATGATTCCTTGTGATCAATTGCCTAGAATCAAACAGATTGGTTTGAAGTAtgaatcttttttaaatgattcttgaGGTTTTCAGTATCAGTTCTGGCAAGGATACTGATCTTGAACCTAAACCTAAAATGAGAGTTTGACTTTGGGACTGGCAGCTGATATTGAAATTAGAATCTGAGATATTAAGCTACAAGGACATTCATCATAGCCTTGTTTTTAATAGTGTCAAATTAAACACAACATGAATGTCCTCAACAAACAATTGGTAAACAAATTATGGCACATCAAAATGATGGAGTACCATATAGCCTTCAaaagtcataaagaaaaatacataattacataACAAGATGATCAGGATGTTTTGTTATAAAACAGTACATGGAAATGATTCCATCTTTATCAAGtgcatatttttccatatttgtgaATACTTCCTTAAGATGGATTTTCAGACATAGGATTAATAAGTTATTCAGAAAGATGATAGATATTTAATATGCGTATGTGCAAAAACATGACCACATTTGTGAATGGAGACATGTAGACTATCAGTGGTCCTTGGGGCAATGAGGACTTCATCCTCCCCTTCTTTTTGGCctgtatttatgttttcaaaattatctaCAAAAATCACGTATTACTTTAACATGATCAAAAAGAGGGAAGGGTGTTTTGCTGGCCTGTTTCACAAAAAAAGTTTGAAGCTATGTTGGGGCTGATAAGAACAGGACTTGGCCAAAGGCAGACTTTTGGCAGGTAATGTGCTAAGGATGTGGCCCTCCAAGCCCCACGGGGGTAGAGGTGCACTGCAGCTATAGATGTGACTGTCCTGGGGACAGCAGCAAGTGTCCCAGGACATCgcatttcctcctccccttgaCCCAGTGAGGATGTGAGGTGCCACGGTACGGGTACCCCTCAGTCTCCGAATCCTTCCCTGCAATTCAGTTGGCACATTTGCCgtctctgctcctttcttcttGGTAGGTTCTGGAGCCATTGTTGCTGCCATCGTGGTGgttgtcatcatcatcttcaccGTGGTTCTGATCTTGCTGAAGATGTACAACAGGTATGGGATGCCCTGGGATTTGGAGCTGTCTGGTCCCTTCAGTAATGTCAGAATGGATGAATGATGTCAGAATGAGTCCATCGTCAAATGCTCTAATCCTCTGTGGGTCCTTTTTTGATGTCTGTTCTGCTAGAAAAACTTGACAGTGACCAAATACTTTTGTACttggagaaatatttttgaaaatatcatAATGATAATGACCTTGAGCTCTGTGGTAAACTCTTGTATGTAATTTACAGATAATAGAGGAATGTTTTAATCCTCTTCTTTTGGGGAGCCCTCTGCTAGGTTGTACTGAGTGAACCACATGAGTATTTGAGGTGACAAACCCTGGAATGTACGTACTCACAACTTTACTTTCTGGGGCcaaataagaggaaataaaataatagaaattgatcacagaaagaagaaatgttgTGATATCACCTTAAGTGTTATCACCTCTAGTCACAACTTTGCTAGAAGGTTATTCTTTTcggagaagaaatgaaaattaaaaaactaaacacaatTGCACCACCGAAGACCTGGAAGCCATTGAAAAAAATGATATCGTAAAAAGGTATTTATTGATGCAGAAAGCTGTTGACAATGTATTGTCAAAATTTACAAAGCAGTATGTACATCGTGATCATACACGTGGGTTACACACATCACCACCCCAGGAAGGCGCAAATGACACACAGCAAGATGTTAACAAGCAGTATGTCTGCATAATGGCATTGCTAGTAGgttagttggttggttggtttttgcaGGGTCAGAGGTGTGCATCTCCACTCATGCATTGTTTTTGTAATAATATGAATGTTATGTATAAAGGTAGCTAAGAGTTACTGTTCtcctactatgtgctgagcaTGGTTCTAATCTCCTTacgtgtattaactcatttaatcttcataataacccCACAAGATGGGTACTTCTCTATCCCCAGTTTTATAGACGTGCAAGAGGCACAGGAAGATCAAGTAAGATGCCCAAGTTTACTCAGCCCTAAGTGGCAGatttgggattcaaacccagtccATCTGGTTTCAAAGAAAATACTTCCACCAGTACACCAGTAtattataatgatgatgatgataataataataataataataataataataataataataataataatatttcagacatcattttttaaatctttggggTATCACAATTTGGGTCTGTTCTAAACCAGGAAGTGGCGTCAGACCCCGATGTCTGCCCTCCATTCCTCTCCATTATTGCTGGAGCTCTGAGCCCCACTTCTAGTTTGTAATTTGAATAGAGACTCCTCCACTCACCCCTCCCTGTTTACAGTGACGCCTGGGCTGGGAACTGAGAGACTGGGGTTCCGTCTTTGGTTTGTCAAAAGCAAGCGAGTCATTTACCcgttctgtgcctcaattttgtcatctttaaaataggagGATCTCCACGTGTGATCATCATGTCATGGTTACACTGAAGAATGCCCTTGTTCTCAGGAGTGAAGTGGCATGTCTGCAACGAACTCACAgatggttcacaatttttaaaaactctgtgtatgtgtgtgggtgtgtaaatagggaaagggaaataaatcaaGTGTGGCAAATTGTTAACAATTTGTCGACTTCAGAGAAGGGTATGCACGCATTAATTGTACAATTTGTGCAACTTTTCTGAggatttgaaattttgaaaaaagacatGATAGGTCAACAAGATGAAATTTCACCTGGACACTAGACTTACTGATTGTTGTTAGCCCCTGAATTTTATGGCACGTGAAATGAAACCTAGGATGTCCCTTGTAAGTATATTCTCTTCTCAGCTATGTGAAAAGTTCTTAAATATTTCCAGCAGCAAACTCAGCAAACATCATGAGGCTGCAAAATGTAACTTACAActctgaacagaaaaaaacataatatcTTCGTTTGGTCATTAATAGCCACCTATCTGACACTTTACTCATtcattaataggaaaaaataaaattaagtaccTAACCTAAGTTAAACAAAAAACTGAAGGGACAGACTAGCTGGTCTAAGATCTCTTCTAGCTGTAAAATGCTGTGGTTGGCAATTAAGCAACATGATTTAATGACCATCTACATTAATCTCCCCACTGAAGCTATAGTCACAGCCCGTTCCCCAGGACATATGGGGGATGACTTAACCGTGTGTGTGTTTCATTATAGGAAGATGAGGACAAGGCGGGAGCTGGAGCCTAAAGGCCCCAAGCCAGCGTCCCCTTCTGCCCTGGACCCAAACAGCAACAGCAGCCAACACCCTGCAACTGTGACCTTCAGCCCTGTTGAAATCCACGTGGAGACTCGGTGACACCCACCCTGGAGCTGTCTCGGCCACTATCCAAAGAGCCTTCAGTCAAGACCAAGAAGCACATTTCTCCGCCGGCAGCTTCATTCTAAGTTCCTTCCAGTCAGGTCAACAGGGGCATCTCTTATGCGACCCCTGATGCTTCAGGCAACCCCTAACCccatcctgccctgccccaccccaactcGGTCCATATCCCTCCTGCCACCCTTCCAAAAAACTGTGGAACATTCTTTCATCATCTGAGGAGGTAGAGCTATGTTGGGAATCCACTGATGTGGGTTTGGTGGTCTCCCCCCAAACACAAtagctagacagacagacagacaggcagacagccCGCCCAGGAGTCTTCTGGTCTGGAGTCAGGGGTCAGGGCATGTTCCTGAGAGAGTCTGCCCTGGGATTATATCAGAATAAGGACCATATCCACAGCTTTGCAGAGCAAAATATTCAAGCCCATAGTCAGGCATTGGGGAACTAACTTGGACTAACTAGCCAGAAAACCAACTTGCTAATTTAGAACTTGTTTTAGTACTAGATGACCGCTAGCACCACATGACAACTGGTCAGCACATTTCCCTCTTTAGGAAAGGTTATGGGAAGAACTGGAGTCTTCTCCAAAGGCATCTACTTCTTTAGCGAATAGTCAGATAGAAGGCATAGGATGACCCTGAGGAAGGAAGAATGGCTTCTAGGTTGAAAGCTTGTTGCAGTGTCCGTGGGCCTGGAATGAGCCTGGCTGCTGGTCAGGgtccttcttccccctccccgcccccggggcTGGATTAACCTTGACTCAGTCTCACTTCTCGCCTTCCTGATATTTGGACTTGAAGTAGTCCTCAGTCTTCAGTTATCGCCTTGCCTCCAAGGTCCAGTGTTTGGAGACTGATTAGATTACAGTTCTATTTGTGTTACCTCTGCCCTTCCTGGTCACCTTGCAAAGATTCAGGACATATTCAAAATACCACATTCACAAACCCTTTCTCTGGACAGAGATCATCTCTTTGACTCCTTAGCCTGGAGAGCAATCTATTAATAGGGGAAAACATTTTGGGATTAGGAAGACTTGCCTTCCAAGCCCCATGGTTGTGTGGCTCGGAAAAGTGCCTTGACCCCTCCGTATGCTGTTTCCTAACCATGAAATGGGAATAGCATCTGCCTCACTGGGTGCCAAGTCAAGGACTTAGTAAAGCAGCTCGGGTggtgcctggcacccagcagaTGCTTTAAAAATGGGAGCCAGCATTATTATTACGGATTTCTTCCATTGTTAGACATACGTTTGTTCCCATTTTAATGAATCTGAAATTAGAATATGTCTTAAAATTGATGAGTCCATTCAtgaggttgtcttttttttctctctcaaaaagctgatttttaatCAATTATATGTTTTACAATTGAAGACATCTTGGATACAGGTAATAAATCTGTATTCTGTTAGAGAAAGTGACACCCTCTGACACTCTACTTTAAATTCTAGGAGTCTCTCTTTCTTGGGGTTAGAAGTCCTTTTTGAGGGAAAATTGAGGCTCCAGAAAGTAAGAAGCCTGACTGAAGGTCATACAGTTCATGTCATCCCACTGCAAAAGTGCTCCCTTGACTGTGGAGAAATACTGGCAAATTCTTTCTCCTCAGACATCTTTTCTCCTAACTGTGTTTAAATATCCACCAAGCACCAGATACTTTGCAAAGTGCTTTCCCATAAGTTATCTCATAGGATCTATTTTTCTCAATAACCctggaaagtattattttttccatttgccAATAAGAATTTCAAACTCAGAGAGATACACTctcctaaagtcacacagctagcaagttgCAAAGACAAGACTCAAACCCAGgcctctctgactccaaagtccatctTTTGGTGATGTCACACTCTTCCCTAACATCCTGGCTCAAAGAACATGGATTCTTTTGTGAGATGAACAAGAGGAGGACAGGCTTGTCCATGTGTCCGAGTGGAGGTCAGCGGGTCTAGCTTCCACACCCTAAGTGGAGCAAAACCACTTTAGTAGCCTCCTTTGAGCCTCCAGTTGTAGCCACCAGGGGCCCTTTCTGAACCCATTCAGGCTCTTAGGAGTCCTGCATCATTCCTCCTACTACTAAGGCCAACGAGCAAAGGATGAGATGGCCTCGAACCAGG includes the following:
- the NCMAP gene encoding noncompact myelin-associated protein — its product is MTTATPLGGTTFFSLNMTTRGEDILYKSSGAIVAAIVVVVIIIFTVVLILLKMYNRKMRTRRELEPKGPKPASPSALDPNSNSSQHPATVTFSPVEIHVETR